The Candidatus Rokuibacteriota bacterium DNA window CCACACGCGAGGCCGGCCCGCGCCAGCCAGGACGTCATGCCGGTCGAGCGAAACGCGTCGATCGCCATGGCGAGGTGCTCGAAGGTGGACGAAGCCGACCCCGAAGCACCCGACGCTGGCCAGATGCGAGCTGCTTCTATATATTGTTCTATATGAAACCATTACTGATCGAGCTGGACCCGGACACTGCGGCGCAACTCGAGAAGGTCGCACCAAGTCGCTCGCGACGCCGCTCGGAGTTCATTCGCGCCGCGATCCGTCGAGCGCTGTGGGAGATCGAGGGGCTGGCCACGGAGGCGGCGTACCGTCGTCAGCCCGACTCGGCGGAGGACGCTTACGTTGATCCCGGTGTCTGGGAACCGCGCCCGCGCCGCCGCACCTGGCGACAGCGTTGAAGCAGTACGAGATCCGGTGGGCGAGTCTGCCCCCGCCGATCGGGCAACGCCCCGTCCTGCTACTCACGCGGACTCCGGCGTACGCGTACCTCGCCAAGGTCATTGTGGCGGAAATCACGACCACCGTGCGGGGATTCCGCAGGAGATCGCGCTCGGGCGTCGGGAAGGGTTGACCCGTCCTTCCGTCGGAACCTCGACAACGTCCACGTCGTGGCCAAGGCCCGCATCGGCGATCTCCTCGGCACGCTTTCGGGCGCCCGCCATCGCGAGGTGAAGCGGGCGCTCGGATACGCGCTTGATTGGCCCGAACTGAAGGTCCTCTGACGGCGGCCTCCTGACCCGTACCCGCCAGCCGGGTCACGAAGCCCTCGATGCCGGATCAGCGCCTGAAATGGAAGGAAATGGACATGGGTCATGCCTCCAAAATCGCCTCCGCAGCGGCACCATACCGGGCGCGGAGGTCGGCCAACGTCTCGGCAGCTAGGACGTAGCACCACCGCCGGCGGTCCCCCTCCCGGCGCTGCTGGCGGAAGAGGCCGAGCGGGTTCAGAAGGCCCGCGCGGCGCCGAGTGCTCTTGAGCCAGTCCCATGCCGGGTGGGCTTTCTACCGGGAAGCCACTGAGCACTTTCGGGATGCGGCCACGGGCTATCTCATCGCGGCCGATTCGCCGCCTGATCGCGGGTCGTGAGCGCGATGTGATTGTCGTGTACGATGAGGCACCGGAAGGAGAGTGGTGCTGATCACGTTCCACCCCTTGCGGGAGAGCGAGAAGGCTCGGCGGCGCGCAGGAGGGAGGTTGGATCCCCGATGAGCTTCGAGGTTCAGTATGACCAAGTCCAGGATATCCTGTACCTGGCCCGGGAAGGGGAGGAGGCCGAAGCGGTCGAGGTCGCGGCTGGTGTCACACTTGAATTCGATGCCGAGGGCGGTCTCCTTGGGGTGGAGATCTTCCGCGCCTCTCACGTGCTTCGGGATGTTCTGAAACCGCTGGGTGCCAAGGCCGGCATGTCCTGAGAACCCGGGTCACCCTGCCCGCCTCGTCGAGGATCAGGGCGGCGTCTCTGCCCAGGAGAGGGGCATCCGGAGGTCGGCAGCGAGCTGTTGGGTTTGCTCGACGTAGCGGGGAATCTCCAAGGCCGCGAACAGGCCGTAGGCTTCGTTTAAGTGTGTTCGAACCGCCCCGCGTTCCCCCCTGGCGTGGGCGAGCGAGGCCAGGTCCAGGTGGGTCCGGCCTGCATAGTAGCGCGCGTCGATCGAACGCAAGGTCTCGAGCGCCTGAGCCAGGCAGGCGCCGGCCTCCGGAAGGGCACCCCGAGCCCGGGCGATTCGACCGAGCGCTCGCTGCGCGACGCCGATGCCGCATCGATACTGTCTGCTTCGGGTCAGTTCGAGCGCACGGATGGCGAAGAGTTGCGCCTCCTCCGGCCGGCCGCTCAGCAGCAGGGCTTCGCTCAGAAAGATTGTCATCCAGCCCTGACCCTGGCTGTGCCCCACTCGAACGAGCTGCTGAATCGACGGCCTGAGCCGCGGGATCGCCTCCGTCGCGTCCCCTTTTTCCAGGTACGCAAAGCCCTGCCACCCGAGGGCGAGGGCACTGTTCACGGGGTCCGGCGAGCGCGCCATGGCCTGCCCGCACAGCTGGATGCCGGCGTCCCACTCTCCCTGCATCGCCCGGGCGACCCCGATACTCCAAGTCCCCAGTGTCTCGAGCTGTTGGTCCCCGATGGCTTCCCCGATTGCCGCGCATCGCCCGAATGCCTCGCGGGCTCGGTCCAGCTCGCCGATCAGGAGATGGTTGCCGCCCACCACCCAGTGGACGTGGCCCAGCCACATGCGCTTCTCCGTGCCCTCAAGGAGGCTGATCGCCCGGCGTCCGTACTCGAGGCCCTCGCGGAACTGGCCTGACCGGAATCCCTCCAGCGCCAGTACATAGAACGCCTGGCCCATCGTCGGGGTGTCCCCGCACCGGCTCGCCTCCTCCATAGCCCGCCGCGCGCTCCAGGCCGTCCGCTCGCGGTCGCCGAGGTAGCTGAACGTGTTGCTCTGCGAGAGATAGTAGCGACCCGCGCGGAAAGAATTACGGGCCTGTTCGACGCGCTCTTGGTAGCTCGCGAAGAGCTCCACCACCTCTCGCGGGCGACCGAGGAACGCAAGGGAGCGAGCGAGCCGGGGAACGATCTCGAGAGCGCGCGCATCCCGCTCCTCAGCCGTCAACCGCTCAGCATGGGCGAGCGCCTCCCTGAGCGCCCCGACCGCTTCCTCGTGGGCGAAGACCCGCGCGGCGTTCCGCGCGGAGCGGAGCAGGTACTCGACGGACTTGCCCCACGCCTGTCCGGCGCGGTAGTGGGCGGCAAGGGCGGCCGCGATGGCATCGAGCCTATCGGCATACAGCGCCTCAAGGACTTCGGCGACCTGCAGGTGCAACAGCTGACGGCGCGGTGGCGCGAACTGCTCATAGACCACCGACCGGATCCGGTCGTGGGTGAAGTCGAGACGCTCGCCCACGCAATGCAGGAGGCGTCGCCGAACCAGCTCCTCCATGCCCTCCGCGGCTTCCCGCTCGTCGACCTCCGCCGCCCGCTGCAGCAGCGTGAACTCGAACTCCCGACCAATCACGGCCGCCACCGCCACCATGTGCCGGCCCCGCGCGCTCAGCCGTTCAAGACGTCCGACGATCACCTCTCGCACTCGGTTCGGGAGCGGCAGGTCGCTCGTCCCCGCAGATTGCGTTCCCTCCTGGAGGGCCCGCACGGTCTCAACAATCATGAACGGGTTCCCCTCGCTCACGGTCCACACCGCTTCGCCCAGCCGCTCGGCGGAGGCATCCTCGCTGCCGGCCCTCGCCAGTGCCCTCACGAGGGCGGTCGTGGCCGCCCGCGATAGCAGCGGGAGGGCCAGGCGCGTCAGCGCGTCCTCGCGGCTCAGTTCTTCGAGCGTCCGGCGGAGCCCATGCGTATCCGCAAGTTCTTCCTCACGCACGGTCACCACCAGCGCGATGGGTTCCGTGCGCAGCCGGCGCCCCACGAACGCCAGGAGCCGCAGGCTCATGTCGTCCGCCCAGTGCAGGTCCTCGAGGATCAGCACGAGCGGTTGCGCGGCCGCCAAGCCCTCCAGCAACGTGGCCACCGCTTCGAAGAGTCGGAGGTGGCTCTCGACGTCAGCAGGGCCGTGAGGTCCGGGCCCGCCGAACTCGGGAAGCAGACGCCCCAGCTCCGCCCGGTGGACGGGGCCGAGGCCTTCGATGGGCTCCTCCACGACTGTTGCCAGGGAAACGGATGGAATCCTCCGAGAGGCTTCTCTGGCCCGCCTCGACCGAACGCGAAGAGGATT harbors:
- a CDS encoding DUF2283 domain-containing protein, producing MSFEVQYDQVQDILYLAREGEEAEAVEVAAGVTLEFDAEGGLLGVEIFRASHVLRDVLKPLGAKAGMS
- a CDS encoding AAA family ATPase, with the protein product MEEPIEGLGPVHRAELGRLLPEFGGPGPHGPADVESHLRLFEAVATLLEGLAAAQPLVLILEDLHWADDMSLRLLAFVGRRLRTEPIALVVTVREEELADTHGLRRTLEELSREDALTRLALPLLSRAATTALVRALARAGSEDASAERLGEAVWTVSEGNPFMIVETVRALQEGTQSAGTSDLPLPNRVREVIVGRLERLSARGRHMVAVAAVIGREFEFTLLQRAAEVDEREAAEGMEELVRRRLLHCVGERLDFTHDRIRSVVYEQFAPPRRQLLHLQVAEVLEALYADRLDAIAAALAAHYRAGQAWGKSVEYLLRSARNAARVFAHEEAVGALREALAHAERLTAEERDARALEIVPRLARSLAFLGRPREVVELFASYQERVEQARNSFRAGRYYLSQSNTFSYLGDRERTAWSARRAMEEASRCGDTPTMGQAFYVLALEGFRSGQFREGLEYGRRAISLLEGTEKRMWLGHVHWVVGGNHLLIGELDRAREAFGRCAAIGEAIGDQQLETLGTWSIGVARAMQGEWDAGIQLCGQAMARSPDPVNSALALGWQGFAYLEKGDATEAIPRLRPSIQQLVRVGHSQGQGWMTIFLSEALLLSGRPEEAQLFAIRALELTRSRQYRCGIGVAQRALGRIARARGALPEAGACLAQALETLRSIDARYYAGRTHLDLASLAHARGERGAVRTHLNEAYGLFAALEIPRYVEQTQQLAADLRMPLSWAETPP